The sequence CGTGACGTCGAGGATGTCGTCCTGGATCTGGAAGAGCAGCCCCAGGTCGATCCCGAAGTCGTAGAGCGGCTGCTCCAGGGTTTTCTGGCCGGCGATGACCGCCCCCATCTGCAGCGCACACGCGATCAGCTTCGCCGTCTTGTTCGTGTGCAGGAACTTCACCTCGTCCAGGGCGAGTTTCGTCTGCTCGAACGTGCAGTCGATCGCCTGTCCCAGTACCATCCCGTCGCTGCCCCCGTTCTTGGCGAGCAGGTTGATGAGCCGTACCCGTGTCCGGTCCGAAAACGGTGCCTCGGAGAGGACTTCGAAGGCATGGGTGTTGAGCGCATCGCCGACGAGGATCGCGGTTACCTCGTCATAGCGGGTGTGCAGGGTTGGGAAACCGCGGCGCAGGTCCGCGTCATCCATTGCCGGCAGGTCGTCGTGGATCAGCGAATAGGTGTGCAGCATCTCGATGGCCAGCGCCGCGTGGTTGGCCGCATCGATGAGCAGCGGGTTGAACGCGCGTACTACCCCCAGCAGCAGGGCCGGACGGAAACGTTTCCCGCCGGCGGTCAGCATCAGCGAGAGGGCCGTGTCGTAGTGGGGGTGAAAACTCTCCGCACGGGGCAGATTGTCCTGTAAAAAGCGTTCAAACTCTTCCATGCTTCTTCCGTGCGGTTTAATCGTGAAATGGTAACATGAATTTGTACAAAGGGAGGTTATGCCGGGTCAGTTGCCGGCGAAGGGGTTCATGCCGCCGAGCATCCCCATTGCGGAGTGTTTTTTGTTGTCTTCGACCATCTTGACCGCATCGTTGATAGCCGCGATCAGCAGGATCTGGAGCGATGCTTTGTCTTCGAGCAGCGAATCGTCGATCTCGAGGTCAACGGCCTCGCCTCTGCCGTTCATTTCGAGCCGTACCATGCCCCCGCCCGTTTTGACGGTAAAGGTACGCTCGGCGAGTTCCGCATCGAACTTGGCAGCCTGCTCCTGCA is a genomic window of Sulfurimonas sp. HSL1-2 containing:
- a CDS encoding polyprenyl synthetase family protein, producing the protein MEEFERFLQDNLPRAESFHPHYDTALSLMLTAGGKRFRPALLLGVVRAFNPLLIDAANHAALAIEMLHTYSLIHDDLPAMDDADLRRGFPTLHTRYDEVTAILVGDALNTHAFEVLSEAPFSDRTRVRLINLLAKNGGSDGMVLGQAIDCTFEQTKLALDEVKFLHTNKTAKLIACALQMGAVIAGQKTLEQPLYDFGIDLGLLFQIQDDILDVTQTSEEAGKTTNNDEAKNSFVTLLGLDGAVAEADKLAAELETQLESFDERLYDELSPMLLHYINRHK
- a CDS encoding YbaB/EbfC family nucleoid-associated protein, which codes for MFDKMNLGDMGKMLEQMQEQAAKFDAELAERTFTVKTGGGMVRLEMNGRGEAVDLEIDDSLLEDKASLQILLIAAINDAVKMVEDNKKHSAMGMLGGMNPFAGN